The following proteins come from a genomic window of Lemur catta isolate mLemCat1 chromosome 4, mLemCat1.pri, whole genome shotgun sequence:
- the CCT7 gene encoding T-complex protein 1 subunit eta codes for MMPTPVILLKEGTDSSQGIPQLVSNISACQVIAEAVRTTLGPRGMDKLIVDGRGKATISNDGATILKLLDVVHPAAKTLVDIAKSQDAEVGDGTTSVTLLAAEFLKQVKPYVEEGLHPQIIIRAFRTATQLAVNKIREIAVTVKKADKVEQRKLLEKCAMTALSSKLISQQKAFFAKMVVDAVMMLDDLLQLKMIGIKKVQGGALEDSQLVAGVAFKKTFSYAGFEMQPKKYDNPMIALLNVELELKAEKDNAEIRVHTVEDYQAIVDAEWNILYDKLERIHHSGAKVVLSKLPIGDVATQYFADRDMFCAGRVPEEDLKRTMMACGGSIQTSVNALSEDVLGCCQVFEETQIGGERYNFFTGCPKAKTCTFILRGGAEQFMEETERSLHDAIMIVRRAIKNDSVVAGGGAIEMELSKYLRDYSRTIPGKQQLLIGAYAKALEIIPRQLCDNAGFDATNILNKLRARHAQGGTWYGVDINNEDIADNFEAFVWEPAMVRINALTAASEAACLIVSVDETIKNPRSTVDAPPAAGRGRGRGRPL; via the exons gcAAAGCAACAATTTCTAATGACGGGGCCACAATTCTGAAACTCCTTGATGTTGTCCATCCTGCAGCAAAGACTTTAGTGGACATTGCCAAATCCCAAGATGCTGAG GTCGGTGATGGCACCACCTCAGTGACCTTGCTGGCTGCGGAGTTTCTGAAGCAGGTGAAACCATACGTGGAGGAAGGTTTACATCCCCAGATCATCATTCGAGCTTTCCGCACAGCCACCCAGTTG GCAGTTAACAAGATCAGAGAGATTGCTGTGACTGTGAAGAAGGCAGATAAAGT GGAGCAGAGGAAGCTGCTGGAAAAGTGTGCCATGACTGCTTTGAGTTCCAAGCTTATCTCCCAGCAGAAAGCCTTCTTTGCTAAGATGGTGGTTGATGCGGTGATGATGCTCGATGATTTGCTGCAGCTTAAAATGATTGGAATTAAGAAGGTACAGGGTGGCGCCCTAGAG gaTTCTCAGCTGGTAGCTGGTGTTGCATTCAAGAAGACTTTCTCTTATGCTGGGTTTGAAATGCAACCCAAAAAGTACGATAATCCCATGATTGCCCTTTTAAATGTTGAGCTCGAGTTGAAAGCTGAGAAAGACAATGCTGAGATAAGAGTTCACACAGTTGAG GATTACCAGGCAATTGTTGATGCTGAGTGGAACATTCTCTACGACAAGTTAGAGAGGATCCATCATTCTGGAGCCAAAGTCGTCTTGTCCAAACTCCCCATTGGAGATGTGGCCACCCAATATTTTGCTGACAGGGACATGTTCTGTGCTGGCCGAGTACCTGAGGAGGATCTGAAGAGGACAATGATG GCCTGTGGAGGCTCAATCCAGACCAGTGTGAATGCTCTGTCAGAAGATGTGCTGGGTTGCTGCCAGGTGTTTGAAGAGACCCAGATTGGCGGCGAAAG GTACAATTTTTTCACTGGCTGCCCCAAGGCCAAGACATGCACCTTCATCCTCCGCGGCGGTGCTGAGCAGTTTATGGAGGAAACAGAACGGTCCCTGCATGATGCCATCATGATCGTCAGGAGGGCCATCAAG AACGATTCAGTGGTGGCTGGTGGCGGAGCCATTGAGATGGAGCTGTCCAAGTACCTGCGGGATTACTCAAGGACTATTCCTGGAAAGCAGCAGCTGTTGATTGGGGCATATGCCAAGGCCCTGGAGATTATCCCACGCCAGCTGTGTGATAATGCTGGCTTTGATGCCACAAACATCCTCAACAAACTGCGGGCTCGGCATGCCCAG GGGGGCACATGGTATGGGGTGGACATCAACAACGAGGACATTGCTGACAACTTTGAGGCCTTCGTGTGGGAGCCAGCTATGGTGCGGATCAATGCCCTGACGGCAGCCTCAGAGGCGGCGTGCCTTATCGTGTCTGTAGATGAAACCATCAAGAACCCCCGCTCGACTGTGGATGCCCCCCCAGCagcgggccggggccggggccgtgGCCGTCCACTTTGA